A section of the Phaseolus vulgaris cultivar G19833 chromosome 8, P. vulgaris v2.0, whole genome shotgun sequence genome encodes:
- the LOC137824677 gene encoding uncharacterized protein, producing MRHDDARLRVLRVENALNEELRSLREDKKELRKKLHDKLQDTVELESKIVPMRKRIAKLEEARRTDADQMSKLEKRSTERETLMGKVEQDRDRANKELSETATELARVREESSGFNQKVDELELEITRVRGENNELQLEITQVREENNGLKAKIDELQLEAAQVLTSGFGVALEQFACKFPDLDLSEFSVYNEVVDGKIMPPT from the coding sequence ATGCGACATGATGATGCAAGGCTTAGAGTTCTGCGGGTCGAAAACGCTCTCAACGAAGAGCTCCGAAGCTTGCGTGAGGACAAGAAAGAACTGCGCAAGAAACTGCACGACAAGCTTCAGGACACcgttgagctggagagcaaaatTGTTCCTATGAGGAAGCGAATCGCAAAGCTGGAGGAGGCCCGAAGGACCGACGCAGATCAAATGTCCAAATTGGAGAAGAGGTCGACCGAACGGGAAACTCTTATGGGCAAAGTTGAACAAGATCGGGATAGGGCAAACAAAGAATTGAGCGAAACGGCTACCGAGCTTGCCCGAGTTCGTGAAGAGAGCAGCGGGTTCAATCAGAAAGTCGACGAGCTTGAGCTTGAAATCACCCGGGTTCGCGGAGAGAACAACGAGCTCCAACTTGAAATCACCCaggttcgtgaagagaacaACGGGCTCAAGGcgaagatcgacgagcttcagcttgaggctgcccaagtTCTTACTTCCGGCTTCGGAGTAGCTTTGGAGCAGTTCGCCTGTAAATTTCCCGATCTTGACCTATCCGAATTTTCGGtgtacaacgaggtggtggatggcaagatcaTGCCTCCGACTTAA